TTGTAAGACCGATAACGCTTCTTACTAGCAAGGTCCATGACCTTGAAGGAGATCAGCTGGATTTTGAGTGGAATGAGGATACAGGCGATGAAGTTCAGGAGCTTGCTACGACTTTCAAGCAGATGACTGACAGAATGAAGACCTATATTGACGACATTCAGAAGGCTACTGCTGAAAAAGAGAGGATCGGAGTTGAGCTGGGACTTGCAACCCGTATTCAGGCGAGTATGCTGCCTCACGAGTTTCCGCCTTTCCCTGACAGAAAAGAGTTCGATATTTATGCACTGATGGATCCTGCCAAGGAGGTCGGTGGTGACTTCTATGATTTCTTCCTGATAGATGATGACCACTTGGGGCTTGTTATGGCAGATGTATCAGGTAAAGGTATTCCGGCAGCTCTTTTCATGATGATCTCCAAGGTTATTCTGCAGAGCTGTGCGATGCTGGGAACATCAGCTGCTGAGACGCTCAATAAGACTAATGATGCGCTTTCTTCCAGTAATCAGACTGAAATGTTCGTAACTGTCTGGTTTGGAATTCTGGAGATTTCAACGGGCAATCTTAGCTGTGCCAACGCAGGACATGAGTACCCTGCTATAAAAAGAGCTGACGGCTGTTTTGAAATTTATAAGGACAAGCACGGCTTTGTAATAGGCGGAATGGATGGAGTCAAGTACAAAGAATACAACATCAAACTTGAGCATGGAGATAAGATCTTCTTATATACTGATGGCGTGCCGGAGGCAACTAACAGCGAAGTTAAGATGTTTGGCACAGAGCGCATGCTACAGGCACTTAATAAGGATGCGTCTGCAGGACCTGAAAAACTGCTTCAGAATGTTAAGGATGCAGTTGCAGACTTTGTAGGCGACGCGGAGCAGTTTGATGACATGACAATGCTGTGCTTTGAATATAAATAATGTAATTCTTAGAGAATTATGTCTGTGAGTAATTGGAATATCTTTTCCATTCTGATATAGGTGTATAAAAAATTATAATAATTTAAGAAATTGACTGACAAATATACATTATAATGATAAGGAAGCCAATAGTCATAAATGCGCATTTTGCTTGCATACTTATCATGGAGCAATTCGTATATCATTATGATAATTGTGGATAGATAAATTTCTTTTGCCACAAACTTAAGATCTTCGTATAAAAAGATATCCAGGGAATACAGGAGGACAAAAGACATGAGCATTTTAAACGATAATGATCTTGAGAAGGTGGTTGGCGGAACTATAGCACATGCCGGTGAAAAGGCTGTGTTTGCTACCAAAAAGGAAGAATTCGAGGCTGCATGGGATGCTCTTAAGATGGAGAAAAAGGGCTATACCGGCAACATGAGAGCAGAGCTCTATGATGATTGGGAGAGTACGGATTATTCCACATCAGCAATCAGCTTCCTTGCTAAGATCAAATAAAGTTTTTGGGTAAGCGAGGTGATGCCAATGGATGAGAGGGCTATGGCTATGAATGATAATGAACTTGAAAACATAACCGGTGGCGGCAAAGGCAAAAGTGATCAGACAACGGGAGAGAGGACAACAGAAGCATATTGTCCGATTTGCAAAAAGACAACAACATTTATAGTTTACTCCGGTTCGAGAGGTAAGTGTAAGAAATGCGGCGAAATGTCGCAGATATGATGAGTTTATCGACACTTGCAGCAAAGGGCTGCAAGTGTCTTTACGCGTTTTCATGCGTCACAAATCAGGGAGCATTATGGAAAAACTTACTGTTGAAGCAACTAAAGAAAATCTGATCGCGGTCAACGAATTTGTGGAGACTAATCTTGAGAAAATAGATTGTCCCATGAAGGCTATGATGCAGATAAATGTTGCTGTAGAAGAAATCTATATTAACATTGCAAGTTATGCCTATGGTGATGCGTCAGGTCAGGCAGAGATACTTCTTGATACTGATACACCTGGCCAGGTTTCCATAGTTTTTATGGACAGCGGAACACCTTATGATCCACTCGCCAAGGAAGATCCGGATATTACACTTTCCGCTGAGGAAAGAGGAATAGGCGGTCTTGGAATCTTTATGGTCAAGAAGAGTATGGATGATGTTAAGTACAGATACGAGGACGGTAAGAACATTCTGACTCTGATCAAGAAAATCTAAGTGATTGATTTGAGGTGTAGCCATGAAGATCTCTTTTGATCTGGACGAGGTTCTGTTTGTCAGCCCTGACTATATGGAAACAGAGCCTGAACTGAGATTTCCCTTGAACAGGATGTTTCCGGAAAGGCTCAGGAAAGGAACAGTATATCTGATAAATGAGCTTCAAAAGAGAGGCTTTGAAGTGTGGGTTTATACATCCTCTTTTCGCACAGATGTGTACATCAGATCACTTTTCAGAAGATACGGAATTCATTTTGATGACATTGTAAACGGCTACAGACATAAGGCGGAAGTTCAGGGAAACAGAGCAGATATGCTTCCACAGAAGATGCCGACATTCTACCGCATATCCCTTCACATTGATGATGAGGATGCGATCATAGAAAACGGTAAAAGATATGGTTTCAGGGTGCTCAGGATATGCGAACCCGATGAACACTGGACTGACAAGGTATTGGAGGAAGCAGAGCGCATCAGAAAGATTGAAGAGGGAAACTAGATACCAGAGGGCAGAAAATATAAGGTAGAAGATATAGGATTACAGAGGAAAACCGATATGGAGGATAATAAAAGTATTGAGAAGAGGCTTGATTACGTCGAATCCATTTTTGAAAAATACGGAGCAAAGGCCCTTGATATAAATGAAAAAAATCGCGACAAGTTTGGCGATAGAAGAGCTTTTTTATATGATGGGAATTACTACAGAACAGGAACGATGGAGTTTGAAGATCAGGACGAACCTTATATAGTTATCAGCTGCATCGATAATGAGAAGTTTGCAAACGTTGGAGTTATGGAAGATATTGATGCTTTTTCCTCTAAACTCAGCGATGAAGATATAGAAAAACAGGTCAGATATGCCTTTGGGATAGAACCTTATCCTGAGGAATATGGAGCAGAATAAATACTATTAGTACGGAATAATAGGAAATACTGCAGGAATTCGATGAAAACTTGATGATAAGTCTGGTTGTGATGGTATTAATCCCAAGAAGAATCATCTTGGCGGGAATAATATATATTTTTTAACAGCATAAATTGTGTAACAGGAGGGTAAAACACATGTTGAACATTAACAAAACTTTAGCAGAAAAGGATCTTAACATCAGTCTTGAGGGAAGACTTGATACTATGACAGCGCCTGATCTTGAGGCACAGCTTTCAGCAAGCCTTGGCGGCGTTGAAAATCTTGTTTTTGATCTTGCTAAGCTTGAGTACATCTCATCTGCAGGTCTTCGTGTTCTTTTGTCAGCTCAGAAGACTATGAACAAGCAGGGCTCAATGGTTGTCAGAAACGCAACAGAAGAAGTTAAGGAAATCTTTGAGGTTACAGGCTTCTCAGATATTCTGACCATCGAATAAACAGTTCTTATGAGAAAATGATGCGGGGAGATGATAGAAATGGAATCTGAGAAAATACTGATCACTAACAAGAATTTCAAGCTCTATGATGCACTTGGAAAGATTGATAACTATCTGGAAGATTTCGAACTTGGCAGGAAGGATACACTTCACATGAGACTTATCATGGAGGAGACGCTTGGAATGCTGGGAGCAATGACAGGTGAGTACCATGCTCTTTTATGGATGGAGAAAAAGCCTGACGCCTGCGAGATCAAGCTTGTAGCCAAGACTGATATGGATGTGGATAAGAAAAAAGAGCTTCTGTCAGTTTCCAAGACCGGCGAAAATGCGCTTGCCAAGGGCTTTATGGGTAAGATTGGTGAGATCATTGAAAACGGAATCCTCAATTACGAGAATATCATGAAGCTGCAGCAGGTTTATGGCGGCGGATATGTTGATTACGCTGCACTTGGCGGAAATCCTTCAGATTCAATGTTTGTATGGAGTCTTGACCAGTACAGGGATGCTCTTGATGAAGCAAGAGTAGATGATGATGCGGCAGGACACGCCTGGGATGAGCTTGAGAAGTCTATTGTTGCAAGTGTTGCCAAGGACGTTGTAGTCGGAGTCAAGATGGATCAGGTAGAGCTTACTATTACTGCGGCTTTGACCGGTGAATGATTAAAAATTTATGGATAATAATCTTTTTAGAGAAAAGAGCGTCAAAAAGTTGTCCTCACCTGAGAATCTGAGTGAGTACCTTCGGGTTACAACACCTGCCATGTGGGTGATCCTGATAGGGATAATGGTAGGAGTGATCGGACTCTATATCTGGAGCTATTTCATGACCATTAATAGCTATGCCTATGGCGATGGCGTGGTCAGAAACGGCATTTTGACAGTTACCTACGAAGAGAACAGTACAGCTCAGTATGTCAAAGATGATATGGATGTTATCATTGGCGGAGTGCGCATGCCGATAGATTCTATAGGAAAAGATGATAACGGCAAGATCATATCTGTTTCCAAAACTGATTTTCCTGATGGAGACTACGCTGCCAAAGCCAGTTATAAACAGACCAGGATGATAAGTATGCTCTTTAACTAAGGAAACTGAGGTGGCGTTTATGGGCGCCAATAGAACTGTAAAGAAGCCTTCTGTTGGTAAAAGAGTTCATGTCCCTATTGTAATGCAGATGGAAGCTCTGGAATGCGGAGCAGCCTGCCTTGACATGATACTTGCTTACTACGGAAAGTGGATACCCCTTGAAAAGGTCAGATACGACTGCGGGGTATCCAGAGACGGCTCTAATGCCAAAAATATATTATGTGCCGCAAGAAACTATGGCCTTGAGGCAAGTGGGTACCGCTTTGAACCTGAGACACTGGTTAAAAGTGGCTCTTTTCCATGCATAATTCACTGGGAATTCAACCATTTCGTTGTTTTATGCGGATTTCAGGGTGGTTATGCCTATATAAATGACCCCGGAAGGGGAATTCTTAAAATGCCCATGAGCGAGTTTGACGAAGGCTTTACAGGAATAGTCCTGTGCTTTGAGCCCGGTGATAATTTCGTTCAGAGCGGCAAAAAAATGCGCACCATAGACTACGTTAATATCAGGTTAAAGGGTGCGTCTAAAGCAGTTATCTTTGTCCTTTTTTCCACTTTTGTTGCATATCTTTTTAATACGCTAAATCCGGCATTTAGCAGGTTCTTTATGGACAGACTCCTGTCCGGAGAAAATAAGGAACTACTTATGCCGTTTATTGTGCTGTTCTCGGCTGTTGCTTTTTTTAACATTGTGAGCAGCGCAGTATCTGATATATATTCTCTCAGGATCGATGGTAAGCTGTCAGTTCTTTCTAACAGCAACTATGTCTGGAAGGTACTGCATCTTCCTATGAATTTCTTTAGCCAGAGATTATCCGGAGACATATTGCAGAGAAAGGGCTCACAGATATCCAAGATACTTGTAGATACTGTGGCTCCCCTCCTTCTGAATTTTGTCATGATGATCTTCTATTTGGTGTTCATGCTAAGGTACAGCCCCTTATTATCACTCATAGGTATTGCCTCGATTGTTCTGAACAGCTTTGTCGGAAGGCTTATTTCCAGAAAAAGAGTCAACATTACCCGCTGCAGTCTCAGAGATTCAGCCAAACTCGAATCTACAACTCTTTCGGGAGTAATGATGATAGAGACAATTAAGAGCTCCGGTGCGGAAGCCGGCTTTTTCAAGAAGTGGGCGGGCTATCAGGCAGCAGTTAATAAAGAAAAGATTGAATACGGGCATATCAATATATGGCTTGGAAGTATTCCGGCACTTATAAATTCCCTCGCCGGCTACATGGTGCTTATACTTGGTGTTGCCCTTGTAATGAGGGATCAGTTCACACTTGGTATGGTTTTGAGTTTCCAGATGTATCTGAGCTATTTTACCGCGCCGGCCATGGGTATCATAGGAGCGGGGCAGTCTATAGAAGAGATGCGCTCCATGATGGAGAGATACGAAGATGTAATGCAGTATCCGGATGATGAACTTTTCGATGCAGAGAGCATTTCGGATGACCAGGAGTATCAGAAGCTTAAAGGGGATATCCACCTAAGAAACGTTACATTTGGATATAGCAGGCTTGCCAATCCGGTAATCAAAGACTTTAGTCTCGATATTGCAGAGGGCAGTAAAGTAGCCATAATCGGGGCTTCGGGCTGCGGAAAGAGCACTCTTTCCAAACTCATATCAGGCTTATATAAGCCATGGAGCGGAGAAATAACCTTTAGTGATAAGACTATCGAGCAGATAGACAGAAATGTTTTTACCGGCTCCGTAGCTGTAGTTGATCAGGATATAACTCTTTTCCAGGATACTATAGATCAGAATATCAAGCTGTGGGATAACAGCATCGAGGATTTTGAAGTTATACTTGCGGCCAGAGATGCGGGCATTCACGATGAAATCATGGAAAGAGATGCAGGCTACAAGGGAGCTGTTGCAGAAAACGGAAATAATTTCTCCGGCGGACAAAAGCAGCGCCTTGAGATAGCAAGAGTCCTTGCTCAGGATCCTTCCATAATTATTCTGGATGAAGCAACAAGCGCATTGGATGCGGTGACAGAAATGAAAGTCATCGAAGCTATCAAAAAGCGCGGAATTACCTGCGTTGTAATCGCCCACAGACTCTCGACTATCAGAGACTGCGACAATATCGTAGTGCTCAGAGACGGAGAAATTGCTGAGCAGGGAACACATGAGGAGCTTCTGGAGAAGGGCACGTACTATAAAGAACTGGTAACTAACGAATAAATTATTGAGAATCTGAAATGTGATCATTGATACAAGTGAGTGTTGCGCAACAGTAATATATTAATAGAGGAAACAGAGTAGTGGGTTGGTTTGACGAGCAGATAAGGCAGAGAACAAAGAGCGATCAGGAAGTATTTGAGGATTCCATATTTAATATGGCTTCCTCTGTTATTGGTGTCAAAGCCGTCAAGGACATTACTGATAGCCGCGTTGTGACCAAGGCTGCCATCGAAGAGATAATTAAATACTTTGGATATAAGCCGGAAACTGACTCCTTTAATCAGCTTGGAGAAGATATAGATCTGGCAAATATTCTGCGCCCATTTGGAATAATGTTCAGAGAAGTCACTCTGGATGAGGAGTGGACTAAGGAAGCTTATGGTCCAATGATCGGCAAGCTCAGATCCGACGGCACTGTCATAGCTCTTTTACCTGGGAAATCTAAGGGCTACTATTATCAGGATTATAAGCTTGGCAAAAGAGTCAATGTGAGCAGAAAGGTGCTGGAGGATATTGATCCACAGGCTATATGCTTTTATAAGCCTCTCCCGACCAAGAAGCTTGGAATACGCGACCTTATTATTTATATGAAGAACTGTCTGGATATTCCGGATTTCATCGGCTATGTAATCCTGATGTCAATTGTTACTATTATAGGAATTATGGCGACTTCTCTTGTAGAAATCGTGTCCGGATATGTGGTTTCCATGCACAGCTATCCTATGCTGTTTGGAACGGCTATTTTCCTCTTTTCACTGGGAATTTCGGAGTTTATGATCGAAGCCAGCGCTGAACTTATTATGGAGAGGATTGAACTCAAGACAGGAATAAATGTAGAAGCAGCGGTGATGAACAGGGTTTTAAATCTCCCTGCCGGGTTCTTTAGAAAGTATACCTCGGGAGAACTTGCGGCAAGGATCAATTCAGTCAAGGAGCTGTGCGAACTTATAATAGGAAACGCTGTAACAATGCCACTTGTCCTGGTGCTGTCCCTTGCGTATCTGTTTGAGATCAGGTCTTTTGCCCCTGCATTGGTTTTACCGGCGCTTGCGATAAATGTGATCTCTCTTATTTTTTCTTTGATCACAATATTTATACAGACCGGAATTACCCAGAAGGTTATGCAGTATGATGCGGAAGAAGACGGTATAACCTATGCTTTTATCAATGGTATCCAGAAAATCAAGCTTGCCGGAGCAGAGAAAAGAGCTTTTGCGAAATGGGCAAACTCTTTTAACGAAAGCGCAAACCTTCTCTATAGCCCGCCTACAGTTATCAAACTAAATAAGACTATCAATATGGCAATTGGCCTTGTCGGAACCCTGATAATCTATGCGATAGCTGTTAAAACAAATGTCAATGAGTCTGAGTACATGGCCTTTAATACAGCCTACGGCCTTTTGGGAGGCGCCTTTGCTTCTATATCATCGGTTGCGCTTCAGACTGCCAACATCAGACCAATCCTCAAACTGGCAGAGCCAATCCTTACTGAAATTCCGGAATCCAGCGAGGGGAAAGCTGTAATAAACAGAGTTAACGGTAATATTGAGCTGTCTAACGTCAGGTTCAAATATGATGAAAACGGCCCGGAGATTCTAAGAGGAGTATCGACCAGGATCAAAGCTGGGGAATATGTGGCAATTGTCGGTAAAACGGGATGCGGTAAGAGTACGCTCCTAAGACTCCTTCTGGGGTTCGAAGTGCCGACAAAGGGCGCTATTTACTATGATGGCAGGGATATCACCAAGATAGATATGACCAGCCTTCGCAGGAAAATAGGAACTGTCACCCAGAACGGATCTCTTTTTCAGGGAGATATTTATTCTAATATAGTAATAACTAATCCGCTCCTGACAGTGGATGATGCCTGGGAAGCCGCTGAGATTGCGGGAATTGCCGATGACATTCGCCAGATGCCTATGGGAATGAATACCTTTGTGTCAGAAGGACAGGGCGGAATCTCTGGCGGACAGAAGCAGAGAATCATGATCGCGAGAGCTGTCGCTCCAAAGCCTAAGATCCTGATGCTGGATGAAGCCACAAGTGCACTTGATAATATCACGCAAAAGAAGGTTTCAGAGTCACTGGATAAACTTAAGTGCACCAGGATAGTTATTGCGCACAGACTTTCTACTATTAAGAACTGCGACAGGATTCTTGTAATTGATGATGGTAAGATTGTGGAAGAGGGTAGGTACGAGGAACTTATGGAAAAAGAGGGGTACTTTGCCGAGCTTGTTAAGAGGCAGCAACTGTAGGTATAAGAATGCAGACAATAGATTGCACACAATTTAAATGTTGATCAGTATGTGATAAGCAATCTAAAGTGTCGAATTTTTTATCAATTTGTCGGAAATTTTTGAATAAAATATGTGAAAGAGCTGTTTGTTAGTCAATTGAAATTAATATACAGCTCTTTTTTTGCGCATAAAATGAAAGAATGCGATAAATATGCGTGGTTTAACGATTGCATTAATTGAAATTGTGTTAAATGAATATTTATAAATGGATAAAAAGACGGCAAGACGGCAAAATAAGTGCGTTAACACGGATATATTAATAATGGAACGTTAATAATAATACGGCAAAAAGAAAATAACTATAAAAAATAAATAAAAATTCTATAAATAAATACTTGTTTAATAGATAATTTCATATTATCATATCTCTGATGAAATTTTGTATTGGAGAGTTTTTTTATGACTGAATTCAACTCAATTAGCGCAGTTCAAGAGGATGACGAGATTGATCTTGCTGAACTTTTTTTCGTTCTCAGACGTAAGATTTGGATAATTATTTCATGCGGACTGGTCGGTGCAACAATTGCATTATTATACACGATGTTTTTGATTAAACCTTTATACCAGTCATCATCAATGATTTACATTTTTTCGAAGACAACTACTGTTACATCAGCGATAGATCTTCAGATTGGTAAACAGCTTACCGTAGATTTTGAAATTCTGGGTAAGAGCAGACCTGTTCTTGAGAAGGTTATATCTGATCTGCAGCTTGATACAAGCTATGAATCACTTCTTAGCACAATTTCTGTTGAGAATCCAACTGATTCCAGAATCATCAAGATAGCAGTCAAGAATCAGGACCCGCAGCTCGCCTGTGATATAGCTAATAGCCTTGCTGAGAATCTTGCGGCGAGAGTTGCAGAAGTTACAGATACTACCAAGCCTTCATCTGTTGAACAGGCTGTACCTGCAATCAGACCTATTAGTCCTAGCAAGAGCAAGAACACAATGATGGGTGGAATGGTAGGAGTTTTACTTGCAATAGCAGTAATCCTTGTTATGTACTATAGCGATATGTCAATCAGAAGCGAGGATGACGTCAGGAAGTATCTCGGGCTTGGAACTCTTGCATCCGTTCCATTCGAGAAGAGCATTTCAGAGGGACATGAGTCCAAATCAACCAAGAAGAAAAAGGCCAAGAAGAAAAAATAATGAACAACGTAAGGAAATTTCTTTTAAGTTTACTAGTTATTACTTTGGCTGTTTCTGCCGGAGTTGGAAGTTATCTGTATACAGATTCCAGGAACAGTTCTGAAGAGATGAATGAGCTGTCTGTTGTTGCCCATAGCAATGCTGAGAATGATTCAGCGACAGTTGCCAAGGCTTCTACAGGCACTGTGACTAAGACTTCAAGTGGAACTGCTAATAATGTTTCTGCAGAAACAGCTACTAACAATAATGTAGCTGGTAATGGGACAACAGGAGCAGCCACAACTACGCAGAGCGGGAAACTACCTGTAGATATCCAGGCACTTCAGAAGGCTAATCCGGATATAGTAGCCTGGGTAACGGTTCCGGGAACAGTTATTGATTATCCTATTTGTCAGCATCCAACAGATGACAGTTATTATCTTAAGCATGGCCCTGAGGGAATGAAATCTTCCCACGGATGCCCATTTATAGAGGTTTGTGATTCCAAGACATTTCAGGATTACAACACAGTTGTTTATGGTCACAATATGAATGATGGCTCAATGTTTGCCGGACTTCATAAATTTGAAAATAAAAAGTTCCTTGATGAGCATAGAGAGATAACGGTTACTACTGCTGATCATGTAATGACCTATAAGATTTTTGCTGCGGTCATGTACAGTGATAAATATATACCTTATTACTTCGATGATACCAAGAAGGCAGACAGAACGGCCTTCATCAAGTCTTTGAGTACAGATATTGTCAAGAAGAGGAGTATTGTACTAAGTGATGAGAAGGTAACTGATGCTAACAAGGTTATTACCCTAAGTACCTGTGACAAGAAACTGCGTGACAAGAGATTTATTGTTGTTGGCGTT
The sequence above is a segment of the Butyrivibrio proteoclasticus B316 genome. Coding sequences within it:
- a CDS encoding ATP-binding protein, with translation MEKLTVEATKENLIAVNEFVETNLEKIDCPMKAMMQINVAVEEIYINIASYAYGDASGQAEILLDTDTPGQVSIVFMDSGTPYDPLAKEDPDITLSAEERGIGGLGIFMVKKSMDDVKYRYEDGKNILTLIKKI
- a CDS encoding STAS domain-containing protein, producing MLNINKTLAEKDLNISLEGRLDTMTAPDLEAQLSASLGGVENLVFDLAKLEYISSAGLRVLLSAQKTMNKQGSMVVRNATEEVKEIFEVTGFSDILTIE
- a CDS encoding YveK family protein; its protein translation is MTEFNSISAVQEDDEIDLAELFFVLRRKIWIIISCGLVGATIALLYTMFLIKPLYQSSSMIYIFSKTTTVTSAIDLQIGKQLTVDFEILGKSRPVLEKVISDLQLDTSYESLLSTISVENPTDSRIIKIAVKNQDPQLACDIANSLAENLAARVAEVTDTTKPSSVEQAVPAIRPISPSKSKNTMMGGMVGVLLAIAVILVMYYSDMSIRSEDDVRKYLGLGTLASVPFEKSISEGHESKSTKKKKAKKKK
- a CDS encoding NHLP family bacteriocin export ABC transporter peptidase/permease/ATPase subunit; translated protein: MGANRTVKKPSVGKRVHVPIVMQMEALECGAACLDMILAYYGKWIPLEKVRYDCGVSRDGSNAKNILCAARNYGLEASGYRFEPETLVKSGSFPCIIHWEFNHFVVLCGFQGGYAYINDPGRGILKMPMSEFDEGFTGIVLCFEPGDNFVQSGKKMRTIDYVNIRLKGASKAVIFVLFSTFVAYLFNTLNPAFSRFFMDRLLSGENKELLMPFIVLFSAVAFFNIVSSAVSDIYSLRIDGKLSVLSNSNYVWKVLHLPMNFFSQRLSGDILQRKGSQISKILVDTVAPLLLNFVMMIFYLVFMLRYSPLLSLIGIASIVLNSFVGRLISRKRVNITRCSLRDSAKLESTTLSGVMMIETIKSSGAEAGFFKKWAGYQAAVNKEKIEYGHINIWLGSIPALINSLAGYMVLILGVALVMRDQFTLGMVLSFQMYLSYFTAPAMGIIGAGQSIEEMRSMMERYEDVMQYPDDELFDAESISDDQEYQKLKGDIHLRNVTFGYSRLANPVIKDFSLDIAEGSKVAIIGASGCGKSTLSKLISGLYKPWSGEITFSDKTIEQIDRNVFTGSVAVVDQDITLFQDTIDQNIKLWDNSIEDFEVILAARDAGIHDEIMERDAGYKGAVAENGNNFSGGQKQRLEIARVLAQDPSIIILDEATSALDAVTEMKVIEAIKKRGITCVVIAHRLSTIRDCDNIVVLRDGEIAEQGTHEELLEKGTYYKELVTNE
- a CDS encoding ATP-binding cassette domain-containing protein — encoded protein: MGWFDEQIRQRTKSDQEVFEDSIFNMASSVIGVKAVKDITDSRVVTKAAIEEIIKYFGYKPETDSFNQLGEDIDLANILRPFGIMFREVTLDEEWTKEAYGPMIGKLRSDGTVIALLPGKSKGYYYQDYKLGKRVNVSRKVLEDIDPQAICFYKPLPTKKLGIRDLIIYMKNCLDIPDFIGYVILMSIVTIIGIMATSLVEIVSGYVVSMHSYPMLFGTAIFLFSLGISEFMIEASAELIMERIELKTGINVEAAVMNRVLNLPAGFFRKYTSGELAARINSVKELCELIIGNAVTMPLVLVLSLAYLFEIRSFAPALVLPALAINVISLIFSLITIFIQTGITQKVMQYDAEEDGITYAFINGIQKIKLAGAEKRAFAKWANSFNESANLLYSPPTVIKLNKTINMAIGLVGTLIIYAIAVKTNVNESEYMAFNTAYGLLGGAFASISSVALQTANIRPILKLAEPILTEIPESSEGKAVINRVNGNIELSNVRFKYDENGPEILRGVSTRIKAGEYVAIVGKTGCGKSTLLRLLLGFEVPTKGAIYYDGRDITKIDMTSLRRKIGTVTQNGSLFQGDIYSNIVITNPLLTVDDAWEAAEIAGIADDIRQMPMGMNTFVSEGQGGISGGQKQRIMIARAVAPKPKILMLDEATSALDNITQKKVSESLDKLKCTRIVIAHRLSTIKNCDRILVIDDGKIVEEGRYEELMEKEGYFAELVKRQQL
- a CDS encoding class B sortase, which codes for MNNVRKFLLSLLVITLAVSAGVGSYLYTDSRNSSEEMNELSVVAHSNAENDSATVAKASTGTVTKTSSGTANNVSAETATNNNVAGNGTTGAATTTQSGKLPVDIQALQKANPDIVAWVTVPGTVIDYPICQHPTDDSYYLKHGPEGMKSSHGCPFIEVCDSKTFQDYNTVVYGHNMNDGSMFAGLHKFENKKFLDEHREITVTTADHVMTYKIFAAVMYSDKYIPYYFDDTKKADRTAFIKSLSTDIVKKRSIVLSDEKVTDANKVITLSTCDKKLRDKRFIVVGVLKQIDGADV